A single region of the Bacteroidales bacterium genome encodes:
- a CDS encoding aminotransferase class I/II-fold pyridoxal phosphate-dependent enzyme: protein MDLFEKLDLSKTPLGQFYEVAHGYYAFPKLEGEIGPRMRFQGKEMLVWSLNNYLGLANHPEIRKVDAEAAATWGLAYPMGARMMSGQTDYHEQLERELAEFVGREDAYLLNYGYQGMVSIIDAILSRHDVVVYDAEAHACIIDGMRLHIGHRFMYAHNDMQSLEKQLQHAMRIVQKTGGGILVITEGVYGMTADLGYLPGIVELKHKYPFRLLIDDAHGFGTMGPDGSGTDAHFGVREHVDLYFGTFAKAMAGIGAFIAGPKKVINYLRYNMRSQIYAKSLPMPMVIGSLKRLEMLRTMPELREKLWTIVRALQDGLRKEGFDLGKTNSPVTPVYLKGGPAEASNLIYDLRENYRIFCSVVTYPVIPKGQIIIRMIPTAAHSLSDVEYTLHAFKEIKDKLFSGQYAQMGIRNVGLTQ from the coding sequence GTGGATCTTTTTGAAAAGTTAGATTTAAGTAAAACACCACTCGGACAGTTTTATGAAGTAGCTCATGGTTATTATGCTTTTCCCAAATTAGAAGGCGAGATAGGCCCACGTATGAGGTTTCAAGGGAAGGAGATGCTTGTTTGGAGCTTAAACAATTACCTAGGTTTAGCTAATCATCCTGAAATTCGTAAAGTAGATGCTGAAGCAGCAGCAACTTGGGGCCTTGCTTATCCTATGGGTGCAAGAATGATGAGTGGTCAGACTGATTATCATGAGCAACTTGAACGAGAATTAGCTGAATTTGTTGGTCGCGAAGATGCTTATCTTTTGAACTATGGCTATCAGGGCATGGTAAGCATAATAGACGCTATACTTTCTCGCCACGATGTGGTAGTCTACGATGCAGAAGCTCATGCGTGTATTATTGACGGCATGCGTCTTCATATTGGTCATCGATTCATGTATGCACATAACGACATGCAAAGCTTAGAAAAACAGTTGCAACACGCAATGAGAATTGTTCAAAAGACAGGTGGTGGCATCCTTGTAATAACTGAAGGAGTATATGGAATGACAGCTGATTTGGGTTATTTACCTGGTATAGTTGAACTTAAACATAAATATCCATTCCGTTTACTTATAGATGACGCCCATGGATTTGGAACTATGGGACCTGATGGCTCTGGCACGGATGCCCATTTTGGTGTAAGAGAACATGTTGATTTATATTTCGGAACTTTTGCTAAAGCTATGGCAGGTATCGGAGCTTTTATAGCTGGTCCAAAGAAGGTTATTAATTACCTTCGCTACAACATGCGAAGTCAGATTTATGCCAAGTCGCTTCCTATGCCCATGGTAATTGGCTCACTTAAACGTTTGGAAATGCTTCGGACCATGCCCGAACTTAGGGAAAAATTGTGGACTATTGTGCGTGCTCTTCAAGATGGGCTTCGTAAGGAAGGGTTCGATCTTGGCAAAACCAATTCCCCTGTTACCCCTGTTTACTTGAAGGGAGGGCCAGCAGAAGCCAGCAACTTAATTTATGACTTACGTGAAAATTACCGAATTTTCTGTTCTGTTGTGACATATCCCGTTATTCCAAAAGGACAAATTATTATTCGTATGATACCTACAGCTGCTCATTCTCTTAGCGATGTTGAATATACTCTTCATGCATTCAAAGAAATTAAAGATAAGCTTTTTTCTGGTCAATATGCTCAAATGGGTATTCGTAATGTTGGTCTAACTCAATAG
- a CDS encoding ABC transporter ATP-binding protein, whose translation MKIEVRNIHKYYGPLHILKGIDLTIHSGEIVSIVGASGAGKTTLLHIMGSLEPPSDGQVLYDGIDIFKLSPKELAFFRNKHIGFVFQFHFLIPELSAVENVMLPALFAPNHQTKQIREKAFYLLERLGLKDRFYHKPSALSGGEQQRVAVARALINSPDVILADEPSGNLDSANALALHALFMNLKEEFNQTFVIITHNPELATYSDRQIHLKDGIIQ comes from the coding sequence ATGAAGATAGAAGTCAGAAACATACATAAATATTATGGACCTTTACACATTTTAAAAGGTATTGATTTAACCATACATTCTGGAGAAATTGTTTCTATAGTAGGAGCCTCGGGTGCAGGTAAAACCACCCTACTTCATATTATGGGCTCACTTGAACCACCAAGCGATGGACAAGTTTTATATGATGGAATAGATATTTTCAAACTTTCTCCCAAAGAGCTTGCATTTTTCAGGAATAAACATATTGGATTTGTTTTTCAGTTTCATTTTCTAATTCCAGAGCTGTCTGCCGTTGAAAATGTAATGCTTCCAGCTCTATTTGCACCAAACCATCAAACAAAGCAAATTAGAGAAAAAGCCTTTTATCTCTTAGAAAGACTCGGACTAAAGGACAGATTTTATCACAAGCCATCGGCTCTTTCTGGTGGCGAACAACAACGTGTTGCTGTTGCACGTGCTCTTATTAACTCTCCCGATGTCATACTTGCCGATGAACCAAGTGGTAATCTTGATTCTGCCAATGCTCTTGCTTTACATGCTCTTTTCATGAACCTTAAAGAAGAATTCAATCAAACTTTTGTGATCATCACTCATAATCCAGAGCTTGCTACATATTCGGACAGACAAATACATCTTAAAGATGGAATTATTCAGTAA